Proteins from one Acanthopagrus latus isolate v.2019 chromosome 18, fAcaLat1.1, whole genome shotgun sequence genomic window:
- the rpl26 gene encoding 60S ribosomal protein L26 → MKLNPFVTSSRRKNRKRHFNAPSHIRRKIMSSPLSKELRQKYNVRSMPIRKDDEVQVVRGHYKGQQIGKVVQVYRKKYVIYIERVQREKANGTTVHVGIHPSKVVITRLKLDKDRKKILERKAKSRADGKEKGKYKEETIEKMQE, encoded by the exons ATGAAGCTCAATCCATTTGTAACATCCTCGCGCCGCAAGAACCGCAAGAGGCATTTCAATGCCCCCTCACACATCAGGAGGAAGATCATGTCTTCCCCCCTGTCCAAGGAGCTCCGCCAGAAATACAACGTGAGGTCCATGCCCATCCGCAAAGATGACGAAGTTCAG GTTGTCCGTGGACACTACAAAGGCCAGCAGATCGGCAAAGTAGTGCAGGTCTACAGGAAAAAGTATGTCATCTACATCGAGCGCGTGCAGAGAGAGAAGGCCAACGGAACCACAGTCCATGTCGGCATCCACCCCAGCAAG GTGGTCATCACCAGGCTAAAGCTGGACAAGGACCGCAAGAAGATCCTGGAGCGCAAGGCCAAGTCTCGCGCCGATGGAAAGGAGAAGGGCAAATACAAGGAGGAGACCATTGAGAAGATGCAGGAGTAA